The proteins below are encoded in one region of Alistipes indistinctus YIT 12060:
- a CDS encoding recombinase family protein, giving the protein MVIAYLRISTGKQHIANQQDEIMRFALSKDLEIHKWVTEVVSGKKAKKERKLGKTLRRLKQGDILIVTELSRLSRTLTEIMSIVGECLERKITIYSTKDGYAFDDSINSKVLCFAFGLVAEIERNLISMRTKEALALRRAEGIQLGRRKGSCTKLQILIDNRNDVIKKLKYGQSIIRICRDYGVSRDTFNKFRNRYASVQELIAKRQQLAS; this is encoded by the coding sequence ATGGTTATCGCTTATTTAAGAATCAGCACTGGCAAACAACACATTGCAAACCAGCAGGATGAGATCATGCGATTCGCCCTATCCAAAGACCTCGAGATCCACAAATGGGTTACCGAAGTGGTCAGCGGAAAGAAAGCGAAGAAAGAGCGCAAATTGGGCAAGACTTTACGCCGCCTCAAACAGGGTGACATCCTTATTGTTACCGAACTGTCGCGACTGAGTCGTACACTGACTGAAATCATGTCTATCGTCGGAGAATGTCTCGAACGTAAAATCACGATTTACAGTACGAAAGACGGTTATGCATTCGACGACAGTATTAACAGCAAGGTACTTTGCTTTGCATTCGGCCTGGTAGCGGAGATCGAGCGCAACCTCATCTCCATGCGAACCAAAGAGGCTCTCGCACTCCGCCGTGCCGAAGGCATCCAACTCGGACGCCGCAAAGGAAGTTGTACGAAACTGCAAATCCTGATCGACAACCGTAACGATGTGATCAAAAAACTCAAATACGGACAGTCGATCATCAGGATTTGCCGTGACTACGGCGTTTCCCGCGATACATTCAACAAATTCCGGAATCGTTATGCCTCGGTTCAGGAACTGATCGCGAAACGACAACAACTGGCGAGTTGA
- a CDS encoding pyrimidine dimer DNA glycosylase/endonuclease V yields MRLWSIHPAYLDPAGLTACWREGLLARKVLLNQTTGYRNHPQLARFRHCTNPSAAIDTYLHGICDEAHRRGYRFDRNKLGTDDPALQITVTDGQLAYELEHLRHKLLRRSPETALLLPGAEPDGETGTTERCDPGPEKQITIRPHPLFSVTSGPVEPWEKIK; encoded by the coding sequence ATGAGACTTTGGTCTATCCATCCTGCCTATCTGGACCCGGCAGGCCTTACGGCCTGCTGGCGCGAAGGCCTGCTGGCCCGCAAAGTATTGCTGAACCAAACCACAGGCTACCGCAACCACCCGCAACTGGCACGCTTCCGCCACTGCACCAATCCGTCAGCCGCCATCGACACATACCTGCACGGCATCTGCGACGAAGCGCACCGAAGGGGCTACCGCTTCGACAGGAACAAACTGGGAACCGACGACCCGGCACTGCAAATAACGGTCACAGACGGACAACTCGCTTACGAATTGGAACACTTACGCCATAAATTGCTTCGGCGCAGTCCTGAAACCGCATTGCTACTGCCCGGCGCGGAACCAGACGGGGAAACGGGTACAACGGAAAGATGCGACCCGGGACCGGAAAAACAGATTACCATCCGACCGCACCCTCTGTTTTCGGTCACATCGGGACCTGTCGAACCCTGGGAGAAGATCAAATAA
- a CDS encoding glycoside hydrolase family 127 protein, whose translation MIRFKLILCCLLSGATLTVEAAPKRAPKAKPAPLPAAVQTQLEGRLGERMNACIRQRVMSEDELSLVAPFKQRDEKELWQSEFWGKWTLGAVGSYRYNRDPELLAKITRGVQAILATQSPDGYIGNYAPDAQLGGWDVWGRKYTMLGLLAYYDLTGDKKSLEGAVKLADHLLTQIPAQKSIVRAGYYRGMPPSSVLVPMVMLYNRTMDSRYLDFAKYIVSEWETPDGPQLVSKALADVPVAERFPSHGSAQAWWSWENGQKAYEMMSCYDGLLGLYALTRNADYLKAAEKSVRNIIDEEINIAGSGSADECFYHGRRMQTTPAYSMMETCVTMTWMQLCGHLLELTHDPLYADQIERTVYNALLAALKGDGSQIAKYSPLEGVRSPGGPQCGMHVNCCNMNGPRAFAMIPELMATCAADTLFVNLYGESVSKVPLAGGEVILRQQTNYPEQGSVELTVNPRKSREFAVAVRIPAWSKITMVTVNGQAVADVRPGSYLTVSRTWKEGDKIALNFDMRGRLTELNGYQAIERGPVVLARDTRLGEGFVDETCVVQTSGGYVELMPVTDKPAGVWMAFSAPMKLGTDTEGRAAGIVQVPLCDFASAGNTWHPAVRYRVWLRRTFDPISDPWVE comes from the coding sequence ATGATACGATTTAAATTGATTCTCTGTTGCCTGTTGTCAGGCGCAACTCTGACCGTTGAAGCCGCTCCCAAACGGGCCCCGAAAGCCAAACCGGCTCCGCTGCCTGCTGCGGTACAAACCCAACTCGAAGGCCGGTTGGGCGAGCGTATGAACGCCTGCATTCGCCAGCGGGTGATGAGCGAGGACGAACTGTCGCTCGTCGCACCTTTTAAGCAGCGGGACGAAAAGGAGCTTTGGCAGAGTGAATTCTGGGGAAAATGGACGCTTGGGGCTGTCGGTTCTTACCGTTACAACCGGGATCCGGAGCTGTTGGCCAAGATTACGCGCGGCGTACAGGCGATCCTCGCCACACAGTCGCCGGACGGTTATATCGGTAACTATGCTCCGGACGCACAACTCGGGGGCTGGGATGTCTGGGGGCGTAAATACACCATGCTCGGCCTGCTTGCCTATTATGATCTTACCGGTGACAAAAAGAGCCTTGAAGGGGCCGTGAAGCTTGCCGACCACCTGCTGACCCAAATTCCCGCGCAGAAGAGTATCGTTCGTGCCGGATATTACCGGGGAATGCCGCCCAGTTCGGTACTCGTGCCGATGGTGATGCTCTATAATCGCACGATGGACAGCCGTTACCTCGATTTTGCGAAATATATCGTTTCCGAATGGGAGACTCCCGACGGTCCGCAGCTGGTGTCGAAAGCGCTTGCGGATGTGCCGGTGGCGGAACGTTTCCCGAGTCACGGGTCGGCACAGGCGTGGTGGTCGTGGGAAAACGGTCAGAAAGCCTATGAGATGATGTCGTGCTACGATGGATTGCTGGGGCTTTATGCGCTCACCCGCAATGCCGATTACCTGAAGGCTGCCGAAAAGAGTGTGCGGAACATTATCGATGAAGAGATCAATATCGCCGGTTCGGGTAGTGCCGACGAATGTTTCTATCATGGCCGCCGGATGCAGACGACACCGGCCTACAGCATGATGGAGACCTGTGTGACGATGACCTGGATGCAATTGTGCGGACACCTGTTGGAATTGACTCATGATCCGCTTTATGCCGACCAGATCGAGCGGACGGTCTATAACGCTTTGCTGGCCGCATTGAAAGGCGACGGTTCCCAAATTGCGAAATACAGCCCGCTTGAGGGGGTGCGTTCGCCTGGCGGGCCGCAGTGCGGAATGCATGTGAATTGTTGCAACATGAACGGCCCGCGTGCTTTTGCGATGATTCCCGAACTGATGGCTACCTGTGCGGCCGATACGTTGTTCGTGAATCTTTACGGGGAGTCTGTCTCGAAAGTGCCGCTTGCGGGGGGAGAGGTGATTTTACGCCAGCAGACCAACTATCCCGAGCAGGGCAGTGTCGAATTGACTGTCAATCCCCGCAAGAGCCGTGAATTCGCCGTTGCGGTGCGTATTCCGGCCTGGAGCAAGATAACGATGGTGACGGTCAATGGCCAGGCGGTGGCCGATGTGCGCCCCGGCAGTTATCTGACCGTATCCCGGACTTGGAAAGAGGGCGATAAGATCGCGCTGAATTTCGATATGCGCGGGCGGTTGACGGAGCTGAACGGCTATCAGGCAATCGAACGCGGTCCGGTGGTTCTCGCCCGTGACACGCGCCTGGGCGAGGGATTTGTCGATGAAACCTGCGTCGTGCAAACGAGTGGCGGATATGTGGAATTGATGCCTGTTACCGATAAACCCGCAGGAGTTTGGATGGCTTTTTCGGCCCCGATGAAACTCGGGACCGATACCGAAGGGCGCGCTGCCGGAATTGTGCAGGTACCGCTGTGCGATTTCGCTTCTGCAGGGAATACCTGGCATCCTGCGGTACGTTACCGGGTTTGGCTCCGTAGGACTTTTGACCCGATTTCCGATCCGTGGGTGGAATAA
- a CDS encoding flavin reductase family protein, with amino-acid sequence MDKSVLYGLSYGMYVVGASDAGRPVGCIINTCIQITSDEPVLAVSLNKNNYTLSAVKRTRRFGLSVIAERTDRSIIPIFGFQCSRDCDKYAAYGYDSLRGVPLVKGCFAGRLVCEVLHTVDCGTHEVVFARLLDTLPGEPDAHPMTYEYYHKVVKGRAPKNAPTYRAEEDSVVPEESSPASVAKAQPAVAAPVAPPAAAPKDAPVSQAGKADYVCPVCGYLHRGDMSGEAPDYVCPVCGMPGSAFEPKEE; translated from the coding sequence ATGGATAAATCGGTATTGTACGGCCTCTCTTACGGCATGTATGTGGTCGGTGCCAGCGACGCTGGAAGGCCCGTTGGGTGTATTATCAACACTTGTATTCAGATTACCAGTGACGAACCGGTTTTGGCGGTGTCGCTCAATAAAAACAATTATACCCTCAGTGCCGTGAAACGCACGCGCCGTTTCGGACTGTCGGTTATTGCCGAGCGGACCGATCGTAGTATTATCCCTATTTTCGGGTTCCAGTGTAGCCGTGACTGCGATAAATACGCCGCTTACGGTTATGACTCCCTGCGGGGCGTCCCTTTGGTGAAAGGATGTTTTGCCGGGCGATTGGTTTGTGAAGTGTTGCATACGGTCGATTGCGGTACCCATGAGGTCGTTTTCGCCCGGTTGCTCGATACGTTGCCCGGCGAACCGGATGCGCATCCGATGACGTACGAATATTACCATAAAGTGGTTAAGGGGCGTGCTCCCAAGAATGCTCCGACCTACCGGGCCGAGGAGGATTCGGTTGTGCCGGAGGAAAGTTCGCCGGCATCCGTTGCAAAGGCGCAACCCGCAGTTGCTGCGCCTGTTGCGCCACCTGCCGCTGCGCCGAAGGATGCTCCTGTTTCGCAGGCAGGAAAGGCGGATTACGTCTGTCCGGTCTGCGGTTATCTGCACAGAGGAGATATGAGCGGCGAGGCACCGGATTATGTTTGTCCCGTCTGCGGCATGCCGGGCAGTGCATTCGAACCCAAAGAAGAGTAA
- a CDS encoding phospholipase A gives MLRIFLLFLLVAHATILPGKAIGQERQTRHARLAQLLDSDSVRREIDREPPFGIYKDNYFVTGSSFSHGGPNKYNSDAKFQISLRYRLIQGVLPYNTYLFLTYTQKSFWEIYRKSKPFSDNNYNPTLGLGNLLRKNGKAVGLVMLQYEHESNGRDSIWSRSWNRISLLGQIFFSRNWSMEVKLWAPFSLDDPNRDIVYYNGYGLVAANYKSDNERLWLSACITKRGGWNLNANTELEVAWRAIRKCNLYLTLQYYNGYGEGLLAYNQFHNYLRIGFVIKPRHVSIF, from the coding sequence ATGCTACGAATTTTTCTTCTCTTTTTGCTGGTTGCCCATGCAACTATCCTGCCCGGCAAGGCCATCGGCCAAGAACGGCAAACGCGCCATGCCCGGCTCGCACAGCTGCTCGACAGCGACAGCGTACGCCGCGAGATCGACCGGGAGCCCCCGTTCGGGATCTACAAAGACAACTATTTCGTAACGGGAAGCAGCTTTTCGCACGGTGGTCCGAACAAATACAATTCAGACGCGAAGTTCCAGATCAGCCTGCGCTACCGCCTGATCCAGGGCGTATTGCCCTATAACACCTACCTTTTTCTGACTTACACGCAAAAGTCGTTTTGGGAGATTTACCGCAAATCGAAGCCATTTTCGGACAATAACTACAACCCGACCCTGGGGCTGGGCAACCTGCTGCGGAAAAATGGGAAAGCGGTGGGGTTGGTGATGCTGCAATACGAACACGAATCGAACGGACGAGACAGCATCTGGTCGCGCAGTTGGAACCGGATCAGCCTGCTGGGACAAATCTTCTTCAGCCGCAACTGGTCGATGGAAGTGAAACTATGGGCGCCGTTTTCGCTGGACGATCCCAACCGCGACATCGTTTATTACAACGGCTACGGACTCGTGGCAGCCAATTACAAGAGCGACAACGAGCGGCTCTGGTTGTCGGCGTGCATTACCAAACGCGGCGGATGGAACCTCAACGCAAACACTGAACTCGAGGTAGCCTGGCGCGCCATCCGTAAATGCAACCTCTACCTGACGCTGCAATACTACAACGGCTACGGCGAAGGCCTACTCGCCTACAACCAGTTTCACAACTACCTTCGCATCGGGTTCGTCATCAAACCGCGCCATGTAAGCATCTTCTGA
- a CDS encoding AraC family transcriptional regulator, which yields MDTFSTPGIYSIADLFHCSKSDEKSGNLFDDRLFIGERVNYNAKLFQHPHRMDGVVLLICRKGWLNGSVNLMPHRIEEGMLAVFHREHLLQFWSQSDDFEASAIVLSSQFIQEMHIDLKQAIPIFMHLKDNPAIHITEEEHSVLNMFYETIRCVLRSSDDIHRPAIIQRLLEAMFYKILAIHQNKVPEVSFRRGRREEFFERFMELLTQYHKQERSMGFYAERLHITPKYLSSVIKEVSGKSAAEWIDQYVILEAKALLRYSGLSIQEIAYELNFSTQSFFGKYFKHHTGISPSAYKHK from the coding sequence ATGGACACATTTTCCACCCCTGGTATCTATTCGATTGCGGACTTGTTTCATTGCAGCAAGAGTGACGAAAAATCCGGTAACCTGTTCGACGACCGGTTGTTTATCGGCGAGCGGGTCAATTACAATGCCAAGTTGTTTCAGCATCCGCACCGGATGGACGGTGTCGTGCTGCTCATCTGCCGCAAGGGGTGGCTGAACGGCAGTGTCAACCTGATGCCTCACCGGATCGAAGAGGGGATGCTCGCGGTGTTCCATCGCGAGCACCTGTTGCAGTTCTGGTCGCAAAGTGACGATTTCGAAGCGAGTGCGATCGTACTTTCTTCGCAGTTCATCCAAGAGATGCATATCGACCTGAAGCAGGCTATTCCGATCTTTATGCACCTGAAAGATAATCCTGCGATACACATTACCGAAGAGGAACATTCCGTGCTGAACATGTTCTACGAGACGATCCGTTGCGTACTGCGCTCTTCGGACGATATTCACCGGCCTGCCATTATCCAACGGCTGCTCGAGGCGATGTTCTACAAAATACTGGCAATCCATCAGAACAAGGTGCCGGAAGTCAGTTTTCGCCGCGGTCGCCGTGAGGAGTTTTTCGAGCGGTTTATGGAATTGCTCACGCAGTATCATAAACAGGAACGGAGCATGGGCTTTTATGCCGAGCGGTTGCACATTACACCCAAATATCTCTCCTCGGTCATCAAAGAGGTCAGCGGCAAGTCTGCCGCCGAATGGATCGATCAATACGTCATTCTGGAAGCCAAAGCGTTGTTGCGGTATTCCGGCCTCAGCATTCAGGAGATCGCCTATGAACTGAATTTTTCCACGCAGTCTTTCTTCGGTAAATACTTCAAACACCATACCGGCATCTCGCCGTCGGCATACAAACACAAGTGA